The following are encoded in a window of Bradyrhizobium sp. WBOS07 genomic DNA:
- the tcuA gene encoding FAD-dependent tricarballylate dehydrogenase TcuA, with protein MSSRYDVLVIGGGNAALCAAIAARRGGASVLVLEGAPKFYRGGNTRHTRNMRCAHDAATEILTGPYTEEEFWEDLLRVTGGQTDEALARHMIRESKDILDWIVEQGVRWQPSLGGTLSLGRTNSFFLGGGRAMLNALYLTAERLGVDVEYDAEVTDLVIEDGMFLAARLKRPVRGETEIRATSLVAAAGGFEANIEWLKQYWGEAADNFLIRGTPYNRGAILKMLLDKGVQEVGDPTQCHAVAIDARAPKFDGGIITRHDSVVFGIVVNKHAQRFYDEGEDIWPKRYAIWGRLVAAQPDQIAYIIFDSTVVTSFMPTLFPPIAGQTVAELAGKLELDPAALEKTVTEFNAAVRPGTFDHTILDDCVTEGITPPKTHWARKIETPPFLAYPVRPGITFTYLGTRVNKEARMLMKGGKPSGNMFAAGEIMAGNVLGKGYAAGMGMTIGSVFGRIAGREAAKHARN; from the coding sequence ATGAGCAGCAGATACGACGTGCTGGTGATCGGCGGCGGCAATGCGGCGCTGTGCGCGGCGATCGCGGCGCGGCGCGGCGGCGCGTCGGTGCTGGTGCTGGAGGGGGCGCCAAAATTCTATCGCGGCGGCAATACCCGTCACACCCGCAACATGCGCTGCGCCCATGACGCCGCCACCGAGATCCTGACCGGTCCCTACACCGAGGAAGAATTCTGGGAGGACCTGCTGCGCGTCACCGGCGGGCAGACCGACGAGGCGCTGGCGCGCCACATGATCCGCGAGTCCAAGGACATCCTGGACTGGATCGTGGAGCAGGGCGTGCGCTGGCAGCCCTCGCTCGGCGGCACGCTGAGCCTCGGCCGCACCAATTCGTTCTTTCTCGGCGGCGGCCGGGCGATGCTGAACGCGCTGTATCTGACCGCCGAGCGGCTCGGCGTCGACGTCGAATACGATGCCGAGGTCACCGACCTCGTGATCGAGGACGGCATGTTTCTCGCCGCACGGCTGAAGCGGCCGGTCAGAGGCGAGACCGAGATCCGCGCCACCTCCCTGGTCGCCGCGGCCGGCGGGTTCGAGGCCAACATCGAATGGTTGAAGCAATATTGGGGCGAGGCCGCCGACAATTTCCTGATCCGCGGCACGCCCTATAATCGCGGCGCGATCCTGAAGATGCTGCTCGACAAGGGCGTGCAGGAGGTCGGCGATCCCACCCAGTGCCATGCGGTCGCGATCGATGCCCGCGCGCCGAAATTCGACGGCGGCATCATCACGCGGCACGATTCTGTCGTGTTCGGCATCGTCGTCAACAAGCACGCGCAGCGCTTTTACGACGAAGGCGAGGACATCTGGCCGAAGCGCTACGCGATCTGGGGCCGGCTGGTGGCGGCGCAGCCCGACCAGATCGCCTACATCATCTTCGATTCCACCGTCGTCACCAGCTTCATGCCGACGTTGTTCCCGCCGATCGCCGGCCAGACGGTGGCCGAGCTCGCCGGCAAGCTCGAGCTCGATCCGGCCGCGCTGGAGAAGACCGTGACCGAGTTCAACGCCGCGGTGCGGCCAGGAACGTTCGACCACACCATTCTGGACGATTGCGTGACCGAGGGCATCACGCCGCCCAAGACGCATTGGGCGCGCAAGATCGAGACGCCGCCTTTTCTCGCCTATCCGGTGCGGCCCGGCATCACTTTCACCTATCTCGGCACGCGCGTGAACAAGGAGGCGCGGATGCTGATGAAGGGCGGCAAGCCGTCAGGCAACATGTTCGCGGCCGGCGAGATCATGGCCGGCAACGTGCTCGGCAAGGGTTACGCCGCCGGCATGGGCATGACCATCGGCAGCGTGTTTGGACGGATCGCGGGACGGGAAGCGGCGAAACATGCACGGAACTAG
- a CDS encoding autotransporter domain-containing protein: protein MTSPHVSAATTRPRRALLLSTAISALAAGATLPWLTAPAVAACVITGGGSQTALQSGDSITCTGAGNTLVKTAPGVSGVTANIGDGTATSVNDPAFAGVIFEAASNGAINVSGNASITSANSDGIALVSGSNNNVIAIDAGAVVGSSSVGASGLALSNSSNNIVVIGGTVGSAAPLTSGIGIGTGAASNQVNILLGGVVQSSNVGAIDLNGAGAGNTIDNAGTISSASGAAILGSANQDSVINSGTIMTGASTAVDLKDGHDVFALHAGSNITGAVLGGNGTDTLRFGGTADSSFDLGTFGAAQQFREFEALEKTGSSTWTLTGSTTDTATMNVQAGILVVSGAMSNVATTVSSGGTIGGDGAIGDLTVLSGGRVAPGGFGLLTAYGNATFNAGSAYAISVNAAGQSDKISAVGATLNGGTVAVTTLAGAYAPSTQYTILSTTSGITGSFANVTLSGYNPQFFTPTLSYDGFSVFLTLNYNTVVFQSVAQTQNQKAVAGALSAFGPNLPFLASFAGQSDAQLRTSMDQLSGEAATAAQQGAFQFTGQFLGLMLDPFVSGRGTLGSATGDTVLGFNPERAAFPHDIALAYNKVLGAPAAPTFAERWTAWGTAFGGANRTGGDPVVIGSHDLSARAGGVAAGADYHVSRDAIVGFALSGGGTKWDLAQALGGGKSDALQAGVYTALRTGSAYFAASLAVANHWMSTDRLAPFSNQLTAKFNAQTFGGRIEGGYRFATPIGGFTPYAAAQAQAFHTPTYTEADLAGGGLGLTYQGRTASHTRSELGARFDRAALIAPNAVLTLRGRAAWAHDWVSDPALLAAFQGLPAASFIVNGATPAKDAALASAGAELKFSNGVSLSAKFDGEFAARSTTYSGTASLRYAW, encoded by the coding sequence ATGACCTCGCCGCATGTCAGCGCTGCAACCACGCGCCCGCGACGCGCGCTCCTCTTGAGCACCGCGATCAGTGCCCTTGCCGCAGGCGCCACACTGCCCTGGTTGACCGCGCCGGCAGTAGCGGCCTGCGTGATCACCGGTGGCGGTTCGCAGACGGCGCTTCAATCGGGCGATTCGATCACCTGCACCGGGGCGGGAAACACCCTCGTCAAGACGGCACCGGGGGTCAGCGGCGTCACCGCCAACATCGGCGACGGCACCGCGACGTCCGTGAACGATCCCGCCTTTGCGGGCGTCATCTTCGAAGCCGCATCCAATGGCGCGATCAATGTTTCCGGCAACGCGTCGATCACGTCCGCCAACAGCGACGGCATTGCATTGGTCAGCGGCAGCAACAACAACGTCATCGCGATAGATGCGGGTGCCGTCGTCGGGTCGTCGTCCGTCGGAGCGTCGGGACTCGCCCTGTCCAATTCCAGCAACAACATCGTCGTCATCGGGGGAACGGTCGGGAGCGCCGCGCCCTTAACGAGCGGCATTGGGATCGGCACTGGAGCGGCAAGCAACCAGGTCAACATCCTGCTGGGCGGGGTGGTCCAATCCAGCAATGTCGGCGCTATCGATCTCAACGGCGCGGGCGCCGGCAATACCATCGACAACGCGGGGACGATTTCGAGTGCTTCCGGCGCCGCGATCCTCGGCTCGGCCAATCAGGATTCCGTCATCAACTCCGGCACGATCATGACCGGCGCCAGCACGGCCGTGGACCTCAAGGACGGCCACGACGTCTTCGCGCTGCATGCCGGATCGAACATCACGGGCGCGGTCCTCGGCGGTAACGGAACGGACACGCTGCGGTTCGGCGGGACAGCCGATAGCTCTTTTGATCTCGGCACATTCGGTGCGGCCCAGCAGTTCCGGGAGTTCGAAGCGCTGGAAAAGACCGGCAGCTCCACCTGGACATTGACGGGCTCGACGACGGATACGGCGACGATGAATGTCCAGGCCGGCATCCTCGTCGTCAGCGGCGCAATGTCCAATGTTGCGACGACGGTCAGCAGCGGCGGCACGATCGGGGGAGACGGTGCGATCGGCGATCTCACCGTGCTGTCGGGCGGCAGGGTCGCGCCCGGCGGCTTTGGTTTGCTCACGGCGTACGGCAACGCCACATTCAACGCCGGGTCGGCCTACGCGATCTCCGTCAACGCGGCCGGTCAATCCGACAAGATTTCCGCCGTGGGCGCCACGTTGAACGGTGGCACCGTCGCAGTTACCACGCTTGCGGGCGCCTACGCGCCTTCGACGCAATACACGATCCTCAGCACGACGAGCGGTATCACCGGATCCTTCGCAAACGTCACGCTGAGCGGATACAACCCGCAGTTCTTCACCCCCACCCTTAGCTACGACGGGTTCTCCGTATTCCTGACGCTCAATTACAACACGGTTGTCTTCCAATCCGTCGCCCAAACGCAGAACCAGAAGGCGGTGGCCGGCGCATTGAGTGCGTTCGGCCCCAACCTGCCCTTCCTCGCATCGTTCGCCGGCCAGAGCGATGCCCAGCTGCGCACCAGCATGGACCAACTTTCGGGGGAAGCCGCCACGGCAGCCCAGCAGGGCGCTTTCCAGTTCACGGGCCAGTTCCTCGGCCTCATGCTCGATCCATTCGTCAGCGGACGCGGGACCTTGGGCAGCGCCACAGGCGACACCGTGCTCGGCTTCAACCCCGAGCGCGCCGCGTTTCCCCATGATATTGCGCTGGCCTACAACAAGGTCTTGGGCGCACCGGCCGCGCCGACCTTTGCGGAGCGCTGGACCGCCTGGGGAACGGCGTTCGGCGGCGCCAACCGCACCGGCGGCGATCCCGTCGTGATCGGCAGCCACGACCTCAGCGCACGCGCGGGCGGCGTCGCGGCCGGAGCCGACTATCATGTCAGCCGTGACGCGATCGTCGGCTTTGCGCTCTCCGGCGGCGGCACCAAATGGGATCTGGCGCAGGCGCTGGGCGGCGGCAAGAGCGATGCGCTGCAGGCCGGCGTCTATACCGCGTTGCGTACCGGCTCGGCCTATTTCGCCGCCTCGCTCGCCGTGGCCAACCACTGGATGTCGACAGACCGCCTCGCGCCGTTCAGCAATCAGCTCACCGCGAAATTCAACGCGCAGACCTTCGGCGGCCGCATCGAGGGCGGCTATCGCTTCGCGACGCCGATCGGCGGCTTCACGCCCTACGCAGCGGCACAGGCGCAGGCGTTTCACACGCCGACTTACACCGAGGCTGATCTGGCGGGCGGCGGTCTTGGGCTGACGTATCAGGGCCGTACCGCCTCTCACACCAGGAGCGAGCTCGGCGCACGCTTCGATCGGGCGGCACTGATCGCACCGAATGCGGTCCTGACGTTGCGCGGCCGCGCGGCCTGGGCGCATGATTGGGTCAGCGATCCGGCACTCCTCGCCGCGTTCCAGGGGCTCCCCGCCGCGAGCTTCATCGTCAATGGTGCGACGCCGGCGAAGGACGCCGCGCTCGCATCTGCCGGCGCCGAGCTGAAGTTTTCGAACGGTGTTTCCCTGTCTGCCAAGTTCGACGGCGAGTTCGCGGCCCGCAGCACCACATATTCCGGCACTGCGAGCCTTCGATACGCCTGGTAA
- a CDS encoding TetR/AcrR family transcriptional regulator, translating to MNNVQEKSPRDRKKSRRRLQILEIARGIIATKGLRSLKVRDVAEAAGCSVGSVYNEFGDFDGVILTVNRETVQALTARLRGVPADDPVRQLYGLAATYLDFFAGHANLLRSLFEHRMEDDRPYPDDILQMVMDAFALMHAPLVRLLPDADDVKIALLSRTLFSAVHGIISLGLEERMVAVPPQMLRQQVDQFIDVHLAGLGILPVGAPPSR from the coding sequence ATGAACAATGTTCAAGAAAAATCGCCGCGAGACCGGAAAAAAAGTCGACGGCGGCTCCAGATCCTGGAGATCGCGCGCGGCATTATCGCCACTAAGGGATTGAGATCATTAAAGGTTCGGGACGTCGCGGAGGCCGCCGGCTGTTCCGTCGGCAGCGTCTATAACGAGTTCGGCGACTTCGACGGCGTGATTCTGACCGTCAATCGGGAGACGGTTCAGGCCCTCACGGCCCGGCTTCGCGGCGTTCCCGCCGATGACCCCGTGCGCCAGCTCTACGGACTTGCCGCGACCTATCTCGACTTCTTTGCCGGGCACGCCAACCTGCTGCGCTCGCTGTTCGAGCACCGGATGGAGGATGACCGCCCCTATCCCGACGACATCCTGCAGATGGTCATGGACGCCTTCGCGTTGATGCATGCACCCCTGGTGCGGCTGCTGCCGGATGCGGATGACGTGAAGATCGCGCTGCTGTCGCGCACGCTGTTCTCCGCCGTGCACGGCATCATCTCGCTCGGTCTCGAGGAGCGCATGGTGGCCGTGCCGCCCCAGATGCTGCGCCAGCAGGTCGACCAGTTCATCGACGTGCATCTCGCCGGCCTCGGGATTCTGCCGGTGGGCGCACCGCCATCTCGATGA
- the tcuB gene encoding tricarballylate utilization 4Fe-4S protein TcuB has translation MHGTRILDEADRLMTVCNSCRYCEGLCAVFPAMEMRRAFSDGDLNYLANLCHSCGACYVDCQFSPPHEFNVNVPKTLAVARAESYAAYAWPQALSGAFARNGLIISVIAALSMAAFILGFAALNDRSVLFGVHTGPGAFYKLMPHNAMVALFGAAFLYAVLALVMSVRAFWRDIGPPIDGRADGGSIFQAIRDAGELRYLHGGGVGCYNEDDKPTDRRRLYHHLTFYGFILCFAATSVATLYHYLLGREAPYPWWDLPVVLGTLGGIGLIVGPIGLFAAKMRRDPALLDELSYGMDVGFIAMLFLTGLTGMLLLVLRETAAMGPLLALHLGAVFALFITMPYGKFVHGIYRFAALVRYAQERRTAA, from the coding sequence ATGCACGGAACTAGAATTCTCGACGAAGCCGACCGCCTGATGACGGTCTGCAATTCCTGCCGCTATTGCGAGGGCCTGTGCGCGGTGTTTCCGGCGATGGAGATGCGCCGCGCCTTCTCCGACGGCGACCTCAACTATCTCGCCAATCTCTGCCATTCCTGCGGCGCCTGCTATGTCGACTGCCAGTTCTCGCCGCCGCACGAATTCAACGTCAATGTCCCCAAGACGCTGGCGGTCGCGCGCGCGGAATCCTATGCGGCCTATGCCTGGCCTCAGGCGCTGTCCGGTGCCTTCGCGCGCAACGGTCTCATCATCAGCGTCATCGCTGCGCTCAGCATGGCGGCGTTCATCCTTGGCTTTGCCGCCCTCAACGATCGCAGCGTGCTGTTCGGCGTGCACACCGGTCCCGGCGCCTTCTACAAGCTGATGCCGCACAACGCGATGGTCGCCCTGTTCGGCGCTGCCTTTCTCTATGCCGTTCTCGCGCTTGTCATGAGCGTGCGCGCCTTCTGGCGCGACATCGGCCCGCCCATTGACGGCCGCGCCGATGGCGGCTCGATCTTCCAGGCGATCCGCGATGCCGGCGAGCTGCGCTATCTCCATGGCGGCGGCGTCGGCTGCTACAACGAGGACGACAAGCCGACCGACCGGCGCAGGCTGTATCACCACCTGACGTTCTACGGCTTCATCCTGTGCTTCGCCGCGACGTCGGTGGCGACGCTGTATCATTATCTGCTCGGCCGCGAGGCGCCGTATCCGTGGTGGGACCTGCCCGTCGTGCTCGGCACGCTGGGCGGCATCGGCCTCATCGTCGGGCCGATCGGTCTGTTCGCGGCCAAGATGCGGCGCGATCCGGCGCTGCTCGACGAGCTCAGCTACGGCATGGATGTCGGCTTCATCGCCATGCTGTTCCTGACCGGCCTCACGGGCATGTTGCTGCTCGTCCTGCGGGAGACCGCCGCGATGGGGCCGCTGCTCGCGCTGCATCTCGGCGCGGTGTTCGCGCTGTTCATCACCATGCCCTACGGCAAGTTCGTGCACGGCATCTATCGCTTCGCGGCCCTGGTGCGCTATGCGCAGGAACGGCGGACGGCGGCGTGA
- a CDS encoding acyl-[ACP]--phospholipid O-acyltransferase, giving the protein MIRELMSSRRFAPLFWAQFFSALNDNVLKNALVIILLYSAATGHGDALVTVAGAVFIFPYFILSGLGGQLADKYVKSVVARRLKFVEIFAACFAAAGFFLHSVPLLFAALALFGTIAALFGPVKYAMLPDQLELGELATGNALVEGATFMAILLGTVAGGQFVAGSAHMGWVASAVVALALLSWAIAARIPQTTPSAPDLPVDANPWTSTVSLLRTLHADHRLWDGTVIVSWFWLVGAIVLSLLPALIKDVVGGTEGVVTLCLAIFAIGIAIGSLFAASLSHVRPNLALVPIGAIIMGFAGLDLAWAIGVTAKGQDITALGFATSFAGLRMLADFVAFAFGGGLFVVPSFAAVQAWSQPSERARIIAAGNVLQAAFMVVGSLFVALLQAAGLHIGWIFFGLGLASFGAVWFVLTKWGKEGVRDAGGLLFRALFRTEVRGLENLPPPGTRMLIAPNHVSLVDGPLLHAVLPIDASFAVDTGIAKAWWAKPFLRVVKHYTMDPTKPLAARDLIKLVAAGEPVVIFPEGRITVSGSLMKVYDGTAMIADKADAVVVPVRIEGAQRSYLSYLTSSQIKRSWFPRVTVTILPPVKLPVDEALKGKARRNAAGAALQDVMIDALVKNAMLDHSLFEALGHAYRDRDTGKVIIEDALGSKLTYRKLILGAQVLSRKLENGTSVGENVGVLLPNSAGVAVVFMALQNSGRVPAMLNFSAGPVNVLAAMKAAQVRTVLTSKAFIEKGKLDKLMTAISAEARVVYLEDVRASIGAADKIKGLLAGTKPRVARQANDPAVVLFTSGSEGTPKGVVLSHRNILANAAQALARVDANANDKVFNVLPVFHSFGLTGGMMMPMLAGIPIYMYPSPLHYRIVPELIYQTGATILFGTDTFLTGYARSAHAYDFRTLRLVIAGAEAVKDRTRQVFMERYGIRILEGYGVTETAPVLAMNTPMANRPGTVGRLSPLMECRLDPVPGIEEGGRLSVRGPNVMLGYLRAENPGVLEKLPEGWHDTGDIVSIDAAGFITIKGRAKRFAKIAGEMVSLSAVESIAAALWPQAASVAVSIPDPRKGERIVLLTTEKTAERSAMQAQAKAIGASELTVPAAIMVVDKVPLLGTGKTDYVTATTMAREQASAPEREVA; this is encoded by the coding sequence ATGATCAGGGAATTGATGTCGTCACGCCGCTTTGCGCCGCTGTTCTGGGCGCAATTCTTCTCGGCGCTCAATGACAACGTGCTCAAGAACGCACTCGTCATCATTCTGCTTTACAGCGCCGCAACCGGCCACGGCGATGCGCTGGTGACGGTGGCGGGCGCCGTCTTCATCTTCCCCTATTTCATCCTGTCCGGGCTCGGCGGCCAACTCGCCGACAAATACGTCAAATCCGTCGTCGCAAGGCGGCTCAAATTCGTCGAGATCTTCGCAGCCTGTTTTGCCGCCGCCGGCTTCTTCCTGCATTCGGTGCCGCTGCTGTTCGCAGCGCTGGCGCTGTTCGGCACCATCGCCGCGCTGTTCGGTCCCGTGAAATACGCCATGCTGCCGGACCAGCTCGAGCTCGGCGAGCTCGCAACCGGTAACGCGCTGGTCGAAGGCGCGACCTTCATGGCTATCCTGCTCGGCACCGTCGCCGGCGGCCAGTTCGTGGCCGGCTCCGCGCATATGGGCTGGGTCGCCTCCGCCGTGGTCGCGCTGGCGCTGCTGTCCTGGGCGATCGCCGCTCGCATTCCGCAGACGACGCCCTCCGCGCCCGACCTCCCCGTCGATGCCAACCCCTGGACCTCGACGGTCAGCCTGCTCAGGACCTTGCACGCCGACCATCGTTTGTGGGACGGCACCGTGATCGTGTCCTGGTTCTGGCTGGTCGGCGCCATCGTGCTGTCGCTGCTGCCCGCGCTGATCAAGGATGTCGTCGGCGGCACCGAAGGCGTGGTGACGCTGTGTCTTGCCATCTTCGCGATCGGCATCGCCATCGGCTCGCTGTTTGCCGCAAGCCTCAGCCACGTCCGCCCGAACCTGGCGCTGGTGCCGATCGGGGCCATCATCATGGGCTTCGCCGGTCTCGATCTAGCCTGGGCCATCGGCGTCACCGCCAAGGGGCAGGACATCACCGCGCTCGGCTTTGCGACCTCGTTCGCCGGCCTGCGCATGCTGGCCGACTTCGTCGCCTTCGCATTCGGCGGCGGCCTGTTCGTCGTTCCCTCCTTCGCCGCGGTCCAGGCCTGGTCGCAACCTTCCGAACGCGCCCGCATCATCGCCGCCGGCAACGTGCTGCAGGCTGCCTTCATGGTGGTCGGCTCGCTGTTCGTCGCGCTGCTGCAGGCGGCCGGCCTCCATATCGGCTGGATCTTCTTCGGCCTCGGGCTCGCCAGCTTCGGCGCGGTCTGGTTCGTGCTGACCAAGTGGGGCAAGGAAGGCGTGCGCGATGCTGGCGGCCTCTTGTTCCGCGCGCTATTCCGCACGGAGGTGCGCGGGCTGGAAAACCTGCCGCCTCCGGGCACGCGCATGCTGATCGCGCCCAACCACGTCAGCCTGGTCGACGGCCCGCTGCTGCACGCCGTGCTGCCGATCGACGCCAGCTTCGCGGTCGACACCGGCATCGCCAAGGCGTGGTGGGCCAAGCCGTTCCTGCGCGTCGTCAAGCACTACACCATGGATCCGACCAAGCCGCTGGCTGCGCGCGACCTGATCAAGCTCGTTGCCGCGGGCGAGCCCGTGGTGATCTTCCCGGAAGGACGCATTACCGTCTCCGGATCGCTGATGAAGGTCTATGACGGCACCGCGATGATCGCGGACAAGGCCGACGCCGTGGTCGTGCCGGTTCGCATCGAAGGCGCGCAGCGTTCATATCTCAGCTATCTCACCTCTAGCCAGATCAAGCGGTCGTGGTTTCCGCGCGTGACGGTCACCATCCTGCCGCCGGTCAAGCTCCCGGTCGATGAAGCGCTCAAAGGCAAGGCGCGCCGCAATGCCGCCGGCGCCGCGCTCCAGGACGTGATGATCGACGCCCTGGTCAAGAACGCCATGCTCGATCACTCGCTGTTCGAGGCGCTCGGACACGCCTATCGCGATCGCGATACCGGCAAGGTCATCATCGAGGATGCTCTCGGCTCCAAGCTGACCTATCGCAAGCTGATCCTCGGCGCGCAGGTCCTGAGCCGCAAGCTGGAGAACGGCACCAGCGTCGGCGAGAATGTCGGCGTGCTGCTGCCGAATTCGGCCGGCGTCGCCGTTGTCTTCATGGCGCTGCAAAACAGCGGCCGGGTGCCGGCGATGCTCAACTTTTCGGCCGGCCCGGTCAACGTGCTCGCCGCCATGAAGGCCGCGCAGGTCAGGACCGTGCTGACGTCGAAGGCCTTCATCGAGAAGGGCAAGCTCGACAAGCTGATGACCGCGATCTCCGCAGAGGCGCGCGTCGTTTATCTCGAGGACGTTCGCGCCTCGATCGGCGCGGCCGACAAGATCAAGGGCCTGCTCGCCGGCACCAAGCCCCGCGTCGCCCGCCAGGCCAACGATCCCGCCGTGGTGCTGTTCACCTCGGGCTCGGAAGGCACGCCGAAGGGCGTGGTGCTGTCCCACCGCAACATCCTCGCCAACGCGGCGCAGGCGCTCGCGCGGGTCGATGCCAACGCCAACGACAAGGTGTTCAACGTGCTGCCGGTGTTCCACTCGTTCGGGCTCACCGGCGGAATGATGATGCCGATGCTGGCCGGCATTCCGATCTACATGTACCCTTCGCCGCTGCACTACCGCATCGTGCCCGAGCTGATCTATCAGACCGGCGCCACCATCCTGTTCGGCACCGACACGTTCCTCACCGGCTACGCCCGCTCGGCGCACGCTTACGACTTTCGCACCCTGCGCCTCGTGATCGCCGGCGCCGAAGCGGTCAAGGACCGCACGCGCCAGGTGTTCATGGAGCGCTACGGCATCCGCATCCTCGAAGGCTACGGCGTCACCGAGACGGCGCCGGTGCTCGCGATGAACACGCCGATGGCCAACCGTCCCGGCACCGTCGGCCGCCTCTCGCCGCTGATGGAATGCCGCCTCGATCCGGTCCCCGGCATCGAGGAAGGCGGCCGCCTCTCGGTGCGCGGCCCGAACGTGATGCTCGGCTATCTCAGGGCCGAAAATCCCGGCGTGCTCGAAAAGCTGCCCGAGGGCTGGCACGACACCGGCGACATCGTTTCGATCGACGCCGCCGGCTTCATCACCATCAAGGGCCGCGCCAAGCGCTTTGCCAAGATCGCGGGCGAGATGGTCTCGCTGTCCGCGGTCGAATCCATCGCAGCGGCGCTGTGGCCGCAGGCCGCGTCGGTCGCGGTGTCGATCCCCGATCCGCGCAAGGGCGAGCGCATCGTGCTGCTGACCACGGAGAAGACCGCCGAGCGCAGCGCGATGCAGGCCCAGGCCAAGGCGATCGGCGCCTCCGAGCTGACCGTGCCCGCGGCGATCATGGTGGTCGACAAGGTGCCGCTGCTCGGCACCGGCAAGACCGACTACGTCACCGCGACGACGATGGCCCGCGAGCAGGCCTCGGCGCCGGAGCGCGAGGTGGCGTAG
- a CDS encoding GGDEF domain-containing protein → MFRRTATSMKRRSFLHVIKLVSPFVMVVVLQAAIAGFSLEVMSSVRAYVAGEAFWSRSQKNAVYFLNLYLHSGEPSQFAQYQASLAVPIGDEFARWALERDPVDVEAARIGFLQGGNHPDDVPGLIWLFRYFNRVSFLQEAIREWRATDPMLLELSVFGEVIRSEWQNGPLQDASRVQALSSRLSELNTQFTVHAKRFSAVLGEGSRAIKLTLTGINIVTAAVLALLLIWHTRRLVLQRQAFENALHAEKERLAFLASHDWLTGLSNRRAFEARLQGELDAAAAGSLSLILLDLDQFKNVNDSCGHLAGDRLLCQVARLLQQDRRPHDLVARLGGDEFGLILPQCSPYDAVDTAERLRRSIEMFTFAWDDRCFAVTASIGVACIADSTTTLEDAMRRADAACYRAKEKGRNRVQVDGGRPDVVLVAARPREAVAGRG, encoded by the coding sequence GTGTTTCGCAGAACAGCGACGTCGATGAAGAGGCGTAGCTTCCTTCACGTCATCAAGCTTGTCTCGCCTTTCGTGATGGTCGTCGTGCTCCAGGCGGCGATCGCGGGATTCAGCCTGGAGGTGATGTCGTCGGTTCGCGCCTATGTCGCAGGCGAAGCATTCTGGTCGCGTTCGCAGAAGAACGCCGTCTATTTCCTCAATCTCTATCTGCATTCCGGCGAGCCCAGCCAATTCGCGCAGTACCAGGCCTCGCTCGCCGTCCCCATCGGCGACGAGTTCGCGCGCTGGGCGCTTGAGCGCGATCCGGTCGACGTCGAGGCGGCCCGCATCGGCTTCCTGCAAGGCGGCAACCATCCCGATGACGTCCCGGGATTGATCTGGCTGTTTCGCTACTTCAACCGCGTCAGCTTCCTCCAGGAAGCGATCCGGGAGTGGAGAGCCACCGATCCCATGCTGCTGGAGCTGAGCGTCTTCGGCGAGGTCATTCGGTCCGAGTGGCAGAACGGTCCTCTTCAGGACGCAAGCCGCGTGCAAGCCCTGTCGTCGCGGCTCTCCGAGCTCAACACCCAGTTCACGGTGCATGCCAAGCGGTTCTCGGCCGTCCTCGGTGAAGGCTCCCGCGCCATCAAGCTGACGCTGACCGGCATCAACATCGTCACCGCCGCCGTGCTCGCCCTGCTGCTGATCTGGCACACCAGACGATTGGTGCTGCAACGACAGGCGTTCGAGAACGCATTGCATGCCGAGAAGGAACGTCTGGCCTTCCTGGCTTCGCACGACTGGCTGACCGGCCTGTCCAACCGCCGCGCCTTCGAGGCGCGACTGCAGGGCGAGCTGGACGCTGCGGCAGCGGGTTCGCTCAGCCTGATCCTGCTCGACCTCGACCAGTTCAAGAATGTCAACGACAGCTGCGGGCATCTTGCCGGCGATCGCCTGCTCTGCCAGGTCGCGCGTCTGCTGCAACAGGACCGGCGTCCGCACGATTTGGTGGCGCGCCTGGGCGGCGACGAGTTCGGCCTCATCCTGCCGCAGTGCTCGCCTTACGACGCGGTCGATACCGCCGAACGGCTGCGGCGATCGATCGAGATGTTCACCTTCGCCTGGGACGATCGCTGCTTTGCGGTGACCGCCAGCATCGGCGTCGCCTGCATCGCCGACAGCACCACCACGCTCGAGGACGCGATGCGGCGCGCGGATGCCGCCTGCTATCGCGCCAAGGAGAAGGGACGCAACCGGGTCCAGGTCGACGGCGGGAGACCCGACGTCGTGCTCGTTGCAGCCCGGCCGCGCGAGGCCGTGGCGGGGCGAGGCTGA